From a region of the Gossypium raimondii isolate GPD5lz chromosome 10, ASM2569854v1, whole genome shotgun sequence genome:
- the LOC128033849 gene encoding disease resistance protein RUN1-like translates to MASSSSSSRQVKHQVFLSFRGEDTRVNFTAHLLQALKDKGWTVFFDDDTLKKGEKISSALSNAIAASILSIIILSKDYASSNSCLGELSDIMDRKRNPTDKYIVLPIFYHVNPSHVQKIGGTFKTSFQKHESKQPADRVQRWKSAFQEVGALKGWHIGGKSDRYETEYIEDVVEYISKELDSNCTSVSEELVGIDDQKKIILGLIEQEHSRVIGLWGMGGIGKTTLADVAYSEICQNFESHLFLRNVSEKIKNVGNESLRNELFSKLLNQKGICINSPSIGHPYQERLNNKKVLVVLDDVSNPDQIEFMGVKHFGPESKIIVTSRDRQVLKNGRANHIYEVKKLNENDSLQLFSTLAFNLLTPAADFQDLSCKFAGYAQGNPLALKVLGSKLYTKSRKEWESEVDSLKQYAEPKMSHILKSSLDGLRELEKNIFLDIACFFKGEKMDTVEKILSNYYMDAMSGIRNLVDKCLLDSIDCYSMHDMLEEIGKDIVRQECKEDPGKRSRLWFPEDVDQVLRYNKLVSMKPTLDSIQAMKTKQSWNRCKGC, encoded by the exons ATGGcgtcttcttcatcttcttctcgtCAAGTGAAACATCAAGTTTTCTTGAGCTTCAGAGGTGAAGACACGCGCGTTAACTTCACCGCTCATCTACTCCAAGCTTTGAAAGACAAGGGATGGACTGTCTTCTTCGATGACGATACACTAAAGAAAGGGGAGAAAATTTCATCAGCACTTTCGAATGCAATTGCGGCCTCAATTCTCTCCATCATCATTTTATCTAAAGACTATGCTTCTTCAAATTCATGCTTAGGTGAACTTTCTGACATCATGGATCGCAAGCGCAATCCTACTGACAAATATATTGTTCTTCCCATCTTTTACCATGTTAATCCTTCCCATGTGCAAAAAATTGGTGGGACTTTTAAGACATCCTTCCAAAAGCATGAATCAAAGCAACCAGCTGATAGAGTACAACGATGGAAATCTGCTTTTCAAGAGGTCGGTGCATTAAAAGGGTGGCATATAGGAGGCAAATCCGATag ATATGAAACAGAGTACATTGAAGATGTGGTTGAATATATTTCAAAAGAGTTGGATAGCAATTGTACAAGTGTTTCTGAAGAATTGGTTGGAATAGATGAtcaaaaaaagataattttggGGCTGATTGAGCAAGAGCATAGCCGTGTAATAGGACTTTGGGGAATGGGTGGTATTGGCAAAACTACCCTTGCTGATGTTGCGTATAGTGAAATCTGCCAAAATTTTGAAAGCCACTTGTTTCTGCGAAATGTtagtgagaaaataaaaaatgtaggGAATGAATCTTTACGAAATGAACTTTTTTCCaaattattaaaccaaaaaggAATTTGTATCAACAGCCCTTCCATAGGACACCCTTACCAAGAGCGGTTGAACAATAAAAAAGTACTTGTTGTCCTTGATGATGTTAGTAACCCAGATCAAATAGAATTTATGGGTGTTAAACATTTTGGTCCAGAAAGTAAAATCATTGTAACATCTAGAGATAGACAGGTACTTAAAAATGGAAGAGCTAACCACATATATGAGGTGAAGAAGTTGAATGAGAATGATTCTCTTCAACTTTTTTCTACACTTGCATTTAACTTGTTGACTCCCGCAGCTGATTTTCAAGATCTATCATGCAAGTTTGCAGGATATGCCCAAGGTAATCCACTTGCACTTAAAGTTTTGGGTTCTAAACTATATACAAAGTCTAGAAAAGAGTGGGAGAGCGAAGTGGATAGTCTAAAGCAATATGCCGAGCCAAAAATGTCACATATTTTGAAGAGTAGCTTAGATGGGTTGCGTGAGCTAGAAAAGAATATATTTCTTGACATAGCATGCTTCTTTAAAGGAGAAAAAATGGATACTGTAGAAAAAATTCTAAGTAACTATTATATGGATGCAATGAGTGGAATAAGAAACTTAGTCGACAAGTGCTTACTTGATAGCATAGATTGTTATTCTATGCACGACATGCTTGAAGAGATCGGCAAGGACATTGTTCGCCAAGAATGTAAAGAAGACCCGGGAAAGCGTAGCAGGTTATGGTTTCCTGAAGACGTAGATCAAGTGCTCAGATATAATAAA TTGGTCAGCATGAAGCCAACACTCGATTCCATACAGGCCATGAAGACCAAGCAAAGCTGGAACAGATGCAAGGGCTGCTGA